One window of Manihot esculenta cultivar AM560-2 chromosome 17, M.esculenta_v8, whole genome shotgun sequence genomic DNA carries:
- the LOC110605433 gene encoding MOB kinase activator-like 1B, with the protein MSLFGLGRNQRTFRPKKSAPSGSKGAQLRKHIDATLGSGNLREAVRLPPGEDLNEWLAVNTVDFFNQVNLLYGTLTEFCTPENCSTMSAGPKYEYRWADGVQIKKPIEVSAPKYVEYLMDWIEAQLDDESIFPQKLGAPFPPNFKEVVKTIFKRLFRVYAHIYHSHFQKIVSLKEEAHLNTCFKHFILFTYEFGLIDKKELAPLQELIDSIIVPY; encoded by the exons ATGAGTCTCTTTGGTCTGGGCAG AAACCAAAGGACATTCCGCCCCAAAAAGAGTGCACCATCAGGAAGTAAG GGTGCACAACTTAGAAAGCACATTGATGCCACCCTAGGAAGTGGAAACCTGAGGGAAGCTGTAAGACTTCCTCCTGGAGAGGATTTGAATGAGTGGCTTGCTGTCAACA CTGTGGATTTCTTCAACCAGGTGAATCTTCTCTATGGGACACTCACAGAGTTCTGTACTCCTGAGAACTGTTCTACAATGTCTGCTGGCCCCAA GTATGAGTATAGATGGGCAGATGGCGTACAGATCAAGAAACCTATTGAAGTTTCTGCTCCAAAATATGTTGAATATTTAATGGACTGGATTGAAGCTCAGCTTGATGATGAATCCATATTTCCTCAAAAGCTTG GTGCACCATTTCCGCCCAACTTCAAGGAGGTTGTCAAGACAATATTCAAGCGACTTTTCCGTGTATATGCTCACATTTATCACTCTCACTTTCAGAAAATTGTGAGCCTGAAAGAGGAAGCCCATCTGAACACATGCTTCAAGCATTTCATATTGTTTACTTAT GAATTTGGGTTAATTGACAAGAAGGAGCTTGCACCTCTTCAGGAACTTATAGACTCCATAATCGTTCCTTACTGA